Proteins encoded in a region of the Paenibacillus pedocola genome:
- the hisG gene encoding ATP phosphoribosyltransferase, with amino-acid sequence MAQILKVAMPKGRIYNKAADLFRQAGLSIPADGEESRKLVISLPEAGMEFILAKPVDVPTYVEYGVADIGIVGKDVLLEEDRDVYELLDLGIARCRMSIIGLPNWQPGIQQRVATKYPNVASRYFREQGQQVEVVKLNGSIELAPLIGLADRIVDMVETGQTLKDNGLVEMESIFEITSRLVANRVSYRMKNAEIQQLCDRLQAVIGEPGLQLR; translated from the coding sequence ATGGCGCAAATACTCAAGGTAGCGATGCCAAAAGGCCGGATATACAATAAAGCGGCAGATCTGTTCCGCCAGGCGGGATTATCGATTCCTGCGGATGGGGAAGAATCGCGAAAGCTGGTAATTTCACTGCCTGAGGCAGGTATGGAATTTATTCTGGCTAAGCCGGTTGATGTGCCTACATATGTGGAATATGGTGTAGCGGATATCGGGATTGTCGGCAAGGATGTACTGCTGGAAGAGGACCGTGATGTGTATGAGCTGCTTGATCTAGGCATCGCGCGCTGCCGGATGTCCATAATCGGCCTGCCCAACTGGCAGCCGGGCATTCAGCAGCGGGTGGCTACCAAATATCCGAATGTCGCCTCACGGTATTTCCGTGAGCAGGGCCAGCAGGTGGAGGTCGTGAAGCTCAACGGTTCGATCGAGCTTGCACCGCTGATCGGTCTGGCTGACCGCATTGTGGACATGGTAGAGACCGGACAGACACTGAAGGATAACGGTCTGGTGGAGATGGAGAGCATCTTTGAGATCACTAGCCGGCTGGTGGCCAACCGTGTAAGCTACCGGATGAAGAATGCAGAAATCCAGCAGCTGTGCGACCGTCTGCAGGCGGTTATCGGCGAGCCGGGATTGCAGTTGAGATAG
- the hisD gene encoding histidinol dehydrogenase: MKVQSSKEFKLQREVEYGTPEQNETVRQIVADIKIEGDAALLRYTERFDRTTLTASELRVTEEELQAAYSRVEDSFVTAIRAAAANIRAFHARQKRSSWMDLQPDGTILGQIIRPLKRVGVYVPGGTAAYPSSVLMNVIPAQIAGVPEIVMVTPPATGGKVGIDPYILVAAAEAGVSEIYRVGGAQAVAALAFGTESIAPVDKICGPGNIYVALAKREVYGAVDIDSIAGPSEIVVLADDTAEPAYIAADLLSQAEHDIMASAILVTPSQSLADTVAAEVERQLQELPREAVARASVENHGAIIVVESLQEGIAVVNRLAPEHLEIVAEDPMGLLGSIENAGAIFLGPYSSEPVGDYFAGPNHIIPTNGTARFSSPVDVDDFIKKSSLIYYSKEALLRDGETIMELARREGLEGHARAIQIRLENETKGGAEEDGE, from the coding sequence GTGAAGGTACAATCGAGCAAGGAATTCAAGCTGCAGCGCGAAGTGGAATACGGAACGCCGGAGCAGAATGAAACGGTAAGACAAATCGTAGCTGATATCAAAATAGAAGGCGACGCTGCGCTGCTCCGTTATACGGAGCGATTTGACCGCACGACGCTTACAGCATCGGAACTGCGGGTGACCGAAGAAGAACTCCAGGCTGCTTACAGCCGGGTGGAGGATTCGTTCGTCACTGCAATCCGCGCTGCCGCAGCCAATATCCGGGCGTTTCATGCCCGGCAGAAACGCAGCTCCTGGATGGATCTGCAGCCGGACGGCACGATCCTCGGACAGATCATCCGCCCGCTTAAGCGTGTGGGCGTCTATGTTCCGGGCGGCACGGCGGCTTACCCGTCCTCCGTGCTGATGAACGTCATCCCGGCGCAGATTGCCGGCGTACCGGAGATCGTAATGGTCACCCCGCCGGCTACCGGCGGCAAGGTGGGCATCGATCCTTACATCCTCGTCGCCGCCGCGGAGGCAGGCGTGAGCGAGATTTACCGGGTGGGCGGCGCTCAGGCGGTCGCCGCACTCGCCTTCGGCACGGAATCCATCGCGCCGGTGGATAAAATCTGCGGGCCGGGCAACATCTACGTGGCCCTGGCCAAACGCGAGGTCTACGGCGCTGTCGATATCGACAGCATCGCCGGACCGAGCGAGATCGTCGTGCTCGCCGACGATACCGCCGAGCCGGCCTACATCGCGGCCGATCTGCTCTCCCAGGCCGAGCATGATATCATGGCCTCGGCCATCCTGGTGACGCCATCGCAGAGCCTGGCGGATACGGTAGCTGCCGAAGTAGAACGGCAGCTGCAGGAACTTCCGCGCGAAGCGGTAGCACGCGCCTCCGTCGAGAACCACGGCGCGATTATCGTCGTGGAATCGCTGCAGGAGGGTATCGCCGTAGTCAACCGGCTGGCGCCGGAGCATCTGGAGATTGTAGCGGAGGATCCGATGGGACTGCTCGGCAGCATCGAGAATGCCGGAGCCATCTTCCTCGGTCCCTACAGCTCGGAGCCGGTCGGCGATTATTTTGCCGGACCGAATCATATTATACCAACCAACGGCACGGCACGTTTCTCGTCACCGGTCGATGTGGATGATTTTATTAAGAAATCAAGCCTGATCTATTACAGCAAGGAAGCGCTCCTGCGCGACGGGGAGACGATTATGGAGCTGGCCAGACGTGAGGGCCTTGAGGGCCATGCCCGGGCGATTCAAATCAGACTGGAGAACGAAACGAAGGGTGGAGCAGAAGAAGATGGAGAATAA
- the hisB gene encoding imidazoleglycerol-phosphate dehydratase HisB → MENNNNELAERKAGLSRKTNETDITLSLGVDGSGISELETDVPFLNHMLDLFAKHGQFDLSVQARGDIDIDDHHTVEDIGICLGQALREALGDKKGIKRYASVFIPMDEALAQVVIDISNRPHFEYRAEYPSQQVGSFSTELVHEFLWKFALEARITLHVIVHYGSNTHHMIEAVFKALGRALDEATLIDPRVKGVPSTKGVL, encoded by the coding sequence ATGGAGAATAACAACAACGAGCTGGCAGAGCGCAAAGCCGGTCTTAGCCGCAAAACCAATGAAACGGATATTACCCTCTCTCTCGGCGTAGATGGAAGCGGCATTTCAGAGCTGGAGACGGATGTACCCTTTCTGAACCATATGCTGGATTTGTTCGCAAAGCACGGCCAATTCGACCTTTCAGTACAGGCGCGCGGCGATATAGATATTGATGATCACCACACCGTAGAAGATATCGGAATCTGTCTTGGACAAGCGCTGCGTGAAGCGTTGGGTGACAAAAAAGGCATCAAGCGTTACGCGAGTGTGTTCATCCCGATGGATGAGGCGCTGGCTCAGGTGGTTATCGACATCAGCAACCGGCCGCATTTTGAATACCGGGCTGAGTATCCGTCTCAACAGGTAGGTAGCTTCTCCACAGAGCTGGTTCACGAGTTCCTGTGGAAGTTCGCGCTGGAGGCGCGGATTACGCTGCATGTCATTGTGCACTACGGCTCCAATACCCACCATATGATTGAAGCGGTATTCAAGGCGCTAGGCCGGGCGCTGGATGAAGCGACACTGATTGATCCGCGTGTAAAGGGTGTGCCTTCTACGAAGGGAGTGCTGTAG
- the hisH gene encoding imidazole glycerol phosphate synthase subunit HisH, translating to MTVAIVDYGMGNLHSVSKAVERLGYKSLVTGEPEEIFAADSVILPGVGAFGDAMDQLRSSGLDVIVKEAAAGGQPLLGICLGMQLLFSSSEEHGEHTGLDILPGSVVRFAPRDGYKVPHMGWNKLSFLQPQSPLLSNLTEGHVYFVHSYHVQMEQASDLLAVTDYGHPVTAVVGRDNVFGMQFHPEKSGELGMKLLGNFLQLKRERA from the coding sequence ATGACCGTTGCAATCGTCGATTACGGCATGGGCAACCTGCATAGTGTCAGTAAAGCGGTGGAGCGGCTCGGTTATAAGAGCCTGGTGACGGGCGAGCCGGAGGAGATTTTTGCAGCTGACAGTGTCATTCTGCCCGGAGTCGGCGCGTTTGGGGATGCAATGGATCAGCTGCGCAGCAGCGGTCTCGATGTTATAGTCAAGGAGGCTGCTGCCGGCGGCCAGCCATTGCTGGGTATCTGCCTCGGGATGCAGCTGCTGTTCAGCAGCAGTGAGGAGCACGGCGAGCACACCGGACTGGACATCCTGCCCGGGTCGGTCGTGCGGTTTGCCCCCCGGGACGGCTACAAGGTGCCGCATATGGGCTGGAACAAGCTGAGCTTCCTGCAGCCGCAGAGTCCGCTGCTTAGCAATCTTACAGAGGGACATGTGTATTTCGTCCACTCTTATCACGTGCAGATGGAGCAAGCAAGTGATTTGCTCGCTGTTACAGATTACGGGCATCCGGTAACGGCGGTGGTCGGACGGGATAATGTCTTCGGAATGCAGTTTCATCCGGAGAAGAGCGGGGAACTAGGCATGAAACTGCTGGGCAATTTTTTGCAGCTGAAGCGAGAGCGGGCGTAA
- the hisA gene encoding 1-(5-phosphoribosyl)-5-[(5-phosphoribosylamino)methylideneamino]imidazole-4-carboxamide isomerase — MSSFIVYPAIDIRDGKCVRLQQGDYAQETIYNDSPVQVAKSWEEQGGQFIHLVDLDGAKAGHPVNDAIIGAIARNAGVPVQVGGGLRTLADVEKLLGLGVSRVIIGTAAINDHAFTEAVLAKYGDKVAIGIDARNGYVATHGWLNTSEVRAEDLAKELAAKGAETFIYTDISRDGMMQGPNIEGILSMAAASGRTVIASGGVTSLDDLLRLNVHSGSGIGGAIVGKALYTGNIKLTEALSALGQK; from the coding sequence ATGTCTTCATTTATCGTTTATCCGGCGATTGATATCCGGGATGGAAAATGTGTAAGACTGCAGCAGGGCGATTACGCCCAGGAGACCATATACAACGACAGCCCGGTGCAGGTGGCAAAATCGTGGGAAGAGCAAGGCGGCCAGTTCATCCATCTTGTTGATTTGGACGGTGCGAAGGCCGGACATCCGGTCAATGATGCCATCATCGGCGCCATCGCCCGTAACGCGGGTGTTCCCGTGCAGGTCGGCGGCGGACTGCGTACGCTTGCTGATGTGGAGAAGCTGCTGGGCCTTGGCGTCAGCCGGGTGATTATCGGGACAGCGGCTATCAATGACCATGCCTTTACGGAGGCCGTGCTGGCCAAATACGGCGATAAAGTGGCTATCGGCATTGATGCCCGGAACGGCTATGTGGCTACGCACGGCTGGCTGAATACCTCTGAAGTGCGCGCGGAGGATTTAGCGAAGGAGCTCGCGGCCAAGGGTGCAGAAACGTTCATCTATACAGATATCTCCCGCGACGGCATGATGCAGGGTCCGAACATAGAGGGAATTCTCTCGATGGCCGCTGCGAGCGGACGGACGGTTATCGCCTCCGGCGGTGTGACCAGCCTGGATGATCTGCTGCGGCTTAACGTACATAGCGGCAGCGGTATTGGCGGAGCGATTGTCGGCAAGGCGCTGTATACCGGCAATATTAAGCTTACCGAAGCGCTGTCGGCGCTTGGGCAGAAATAG
- the hisF gene encoding imidazole glycerol phosphate synthase subunit HisF has protein sequence MLAKRIIPCLDVKDGRVVKGVNFVNLRDAGDPVELAALYDREGADELVFLDISASVEGRATMVEVVRQTAGEIAIPFTVGGGISTVDDMKRILRAGADKIGINTAAVQNPQLILEGARRFGSQCIVVAMDAKYNEAWGEWEVYTHGGRKPTGIRALAWAKEAETMGAGEILLTSMDADGTKDGFDLKLTSAVSDLVSIPVIASGGAGNIDHFYDVFTGGKADAGLAATIFHYKEIAIHDLKADLKSKGVEIR, from the coding sequence ATGTTAGCCAAACGCATCATTCCCTGTCTTGATGTGAAGGACGGGCGGGTAGTCAAGGGCGTGAATTTCGTTAATCTGCGCGATGCCGGGGACCCGGTGGAGCTGGCGGCGCTGTATGACCGCGAAGGTGCCGATGAACTGGTGTTTCTGGATATTTCCGCTTCGGTGGAAGGACGGGCAACGATGGTTGAGGTGGTCCGGCAGACTGCGGGTGAGATCGCGATTCCTTTTACAGTTGGCGGCGGAATATCGACCGTGGATGATATGAAGCGGATTCTGCGCGCCGGTGCGGATAAAATCGGCATCAACACGGCCGCAGTCCAAAATCCGCAGCTTATTCTGGAAGGCGCGCGTCGCTTTGGCTCCCAGTGTATTGTGGTAGCAATGGATGCCAAATATAATGAGGCTTGGGGCGAATGGGAAGTGTATACGCACGGAGGGCGCAAGCCGACCGGGATCCGGGCGCTGGCCTGGGCCAAAGAAGCAGAAACCATGGGTGCCGGTGAGATCCTGCTGACCAGCATGGATGCCGACGGGACCAAGGACGGCTTCGACTTGAAGCTGACATCTGCTGTAAGTGATCTAGTGAGTATTCCTGTAATCGCTTCGGGCGGTGCCGGGAATATTGACCATTTCTACGATGTATTTACCGGGGGTAAAGCCGATGCCGGACTGGCGGCTACGATTTTTCATTATAAAGAGATTGCCATTCATGATCTGAAGGCAGATTTGAAGTCCAAAGGGGTAGAGATCCGATGA
- the hisIE gene encoding bifunctional phosphoribosyl-AMP cyclohydrolase/phosphoribosyl-ATP diphosphatase HisIE, producing the protein MSQEQEDIIQGIRWNESGLLPAVVQDAHSLEVLMVAYMNPESLRLSLESGQTWFWSRSRSELWHKGGTSGNTQAITSIHYDCDSDTLLVKVLPEGPACHTGENTCFYREIPLSHPAVAAQGAEPGWTAAELAEEGRFAVLGELERVIAEREIERPEGAYTTYLFDKGVDKILKKVGEEASETIIAAKNKDNAELRLEVSDLIYHLLVLLQERKLPLDEIMDELSARHERPRRD; encoded by the coding sequence ATGAGCCAAGAACAAGAAGACATTATCCAAGGTATCCGCTGGAATGAATCGGGACTGCTGCCTGCCGTGGTGCAGGATGCGCACAGCCTGGAGGTGCTGATGGTTGCCTATATGAACCCAGAGTCGCTGCGTCTCTCGCTGGAGAGCGGCCAGACGTGGTTCTGGAGCCGTTCGCGCAGCGAGCTGTGGCATAAAGGCGGAACCTCCGGCAATACCCAGGCAATTACTTCTATCCATTATGACTGCGACAGTGATACCCTGCTTGTGAAAGTGCTGCCGGAGGGTCCGGCCTGTCATACAGGGGAGAATACATGCTTTTATCGTGAGATTCCGCTTAGCCATCCGGCCGTTGCGGCGCAAGGGGCGGAACCGGGCTGGACTGCAGCCGAACTGGCTGAAGAAGGACGATTCGCTGTATTGGGCGAGCTGGAGCGGGTCATTGCCGAGAGGGAAATCGAACGTCCTGAGGGCGCCTATACAACCTATCTGTTTGATAAAGGTGTAGACAAGATTCTGAAAAAGGTGGGCGAAGAAGCATCCGAAACGATTATCGCCGCCAAAAATAAAGACAACGCCGAGCTGCGCCTGGAGGTCAGTGACCTGATCTATCACCTGCTCGTGCTGCTTCAGGAGCGCAAACTTCCGCTGGATGAGATTATGGATGAGCTGAGTGCCCGTCACGAACGGCCGCGCCGCGACTAG
- the hisJ gene encoding histidinol-phosphatase HisJ, with protein sequence MHIDYHTHHERCGHAVGKLEEYVQRGIELGLQQLGLSDHLPLIHVDPENYYPEMAMPLAELPRYVEECLTLKERYRGIIELRVGLEADYIEGYEEQIRELLSPYPWDYLIGSVHFLGEWDITDHRQTHGWEGKDVMEVYRRYYDAVRKSALSGLYDIIGHMDVIKRFGFGPQTQEDKAEARQLERSALEAIAASGIAMELNASGLTKPCAEMFPAEHVLQQAHTLAIPLTLGSDAHDPAKLGDGLQEARSLLWRTGFRELAVFEGRRRTSVPFQL encoded by the coding sequence ATGCATATCGATTACCATACCCATCATGAGCGCTGCGGGCATGCCGTCGGGAAGCTGGAGGAGTATGTGCAGCGCGGCATAGAGCTTGGGCTCCAGCAGCTGGGCTTGTCCGATCATCTGCCGCTGATTCATGTCGATCCGGAGAACTACTATCCGGAGATGGCTATGCCGCTCGCCGAGCTGCCGCGTTATGTAGAAGAGTGCCTGACACTGAAGGAACGCTACCGCGGAATCATTGAGCTGCGGGTCGGGCTGGAGGCGGATTATATCGAAGGCTATGAGGAGCAGATCCGTGAGCTTTTATCGCCTTATCCGTGGGATTATCTGATTGGTTCTGTGCATTTTCTCGGGGAGTGGGATATCACGGATCACCGGCAGACCCATGGCTGGGAAGGCAAGGATGTAATGGAGGTATACCGCCGTTATTATGATGCTGTAAGGAAGTCGGCGTTATCGGGATTATATGATATTATAGGACATATGGATGTGATAAAACGGTTCGGTTTCGGCCCGCAGACCCAGGAGGACAAAGCCGAAGCGAGACAACTGGAGCGGAGTGCCCTGGAAGCGATAGCCGCCAGCGGAATTGCCATGGAGCTTAATGCTTCCGGTCTGACCAAGCCATGCGCTGAAATGTTTCCGGCGGAGCATGTGCTGCAGCAGGCACATACTCTAGCTATCCCGCTTACCCTAGGCTCTGATGCCCATGACCCGGCCAAGCTGGGAGACGGGCTGCAGGAGGCGCGCAGCCTGCTGTGGCGCACTGGCTTCCGTGAACTGGCGGTGTTTGAAGGCCGGCGCCGGACATCCGTTCCGTTCCAACTATAA
- a CDS encoding ribose-phosphate diphosphokinase, producing MQHHQLRIFSGSSNPKLAADIAERLGAPLGQIKLTRFKSGEIYVHYEESIRNCDVFLVQSLAHPINELFVELLVMIDAAKRASARTVNIIVPYYGYARQERKSAPREPISAKMVADVLTTAGATRVITIDLHAAAIQGFFNIPVDHLTALDLISGYLKMKGISNPVVVSPDAGRASMAEKLASRLDSPFAIMIKKRPAHNESVITHVIGDVEGRTPVIIEDLIDTGTTIVNVVEGLKERGAKNSIVCATHGLFSGDALARMDHENIDEVVVTDSIALPDDHSTRYKVLSVAPMLAEATRIIIEGGSIDKLFRDAGI from the coding sequence ATGCAGCATCATCAATTGCGTATTTTTTCCGGTTCGTCGAATCCGAAGCTGGCCGCAGACATTGCGGAGCGTCTTGGTGCACCCCTCGGCCAAATTAAGCTGACCCGTTTCAAGAGCGGCGAGATTTATGTGCATTATGAAGAGAGCATCCGGAACTGCGACGTATTTTTGGTGCAATCCCTCGCTCATCCTATTAATGAGCTGTTCGTAGAGCTGCTCGTTATGATTGATGCGGCCAAACGCGCCTCAGCCAGAACGGTGAATATTATTGTCCCTTATTACGGCTATGCCCGGCAGGAACGCAAATCCGCACCGCGCGAGCCGATCTCGGCCAAAATGGTTGCCGATGTACTGACCACTGCAGGCGCTACCCGTGTTATTACAATCGACCTGCATGCGGCGGCGATCCAGGGCTTCTTCAATATTCCGGTGGATCATCTGACCGCACTCGATCTGATTAGCGGCTATCTGAAGATGAAGGGCATCTCCAATCCTGTGGTCGTATCACCCGACGCGGGACGCGCCTCCATGGCCGAGAAGCTCGCCAGCCGGCTTGATTCGCCCTTTGCCATTATGATCAAGAAGCGTCCGGCGCACAATGAATCGGTGATCACCCATGTGATTGGCGATGTCGAGGGACGAACTCCGGTTATTATCGAGGATCTGATTGACACCGGTACGACGATTGTGAACGTGGTGGAAGGCCTGAAGGAACGTGGAGCCAAGAACAGCATCGTCTGTGCAACACATGGTCTTTTCTCCGGTGATGCACTGGCCCGCATGGACCATGAGAATATCGACGAAGTGGTCGTCACGGATTCGATTGCACTGCCGGACGATCATTCTACCCGGTATAAGGTGCTATCGGTAGCACCGATGCTGGCTGAAGCCACGCGCATTATTATTGAAGGCGGTTCAATCGATAAATTATTCAGAGACGCGGGAATTTAA
- a CDS encoding tetratricopeptide repeat protein, which produces MIERTSDDAEPCNVIPVTLDANFFFERAVRSLDRFQYDKALKNFRKAVEYEPDNPVNHCNMAGILSEMGNYQASNDILTHVLEKIDPAMTECHFYMANNFANMESFEEAERSLVTYLQEDAAGEYLAESEELMELLQYELDRPAPLIRIRSREGVVEHDRARSLLEEGKFPQAVKLLEEIVKNTPDFLAAHNNLALAYFYMGRFVKAKECLGEVLEQDPGNLHALCNMAIFLQYAGDQDQLAALLRMLEATVPFHQEHVFKMATTMGILGRHKTAYGHFRRLLKDEEVGGDASLYHYCAAAASNSGLYGEALRCWRQAAKLDPESAVPGFFLSQLQQALAEDRAMSPVSYNYQLPFQEQLKQWKDNTSSFTAEVRSNPLLRASFFWALRYGDSGTKLQVTEALRWIEDEEMSEVLRELLEQEPLQEDKLQEAALLSLQRLIGSAPEENVALKEDREAAPTQSHKGLPEWKEDWQRIVDHTLAVMDRRYDALQKKDAENLWKQFIGSLYPDVPRFSHTEGWCAALEYLTAKLHSRPVTYREVAQRYDVSASMVSRYARRIDSACGTLKLIAEPGDLSPSTEKI; this is translated from the coding sequence ATGATTGAGAGAACTTCAGATGACGCGGAGCCCTGCAATGTAATTCCGGTTACTCTGGATGCCAATTTTTTCTTTGAAAGAGCCGTACGGTCGCTGGACCGCTTTCAATATGATAAGGCATTGAAGAATTTTCGCAAAGCCGTTGAATATGAGCCGGACAATCCGGTGAATCACTGTAACATGGCGGGTATATTATCTGAGATGGGCAATTATCAAGCATCCAATGATATTTTGACCCATGTGCTGGAAAAGATTGATCCCGCAATGACGGAATGCCACTTCTATATGGCTAACAATTTTGCCAATATGGAGAGCTTTGAAGAAGCAGAGCGCTCGCTGGTCACGTATCTGCAAGAAGATGCAGCCGGTGAGTATCTGGCAGAGTCTGAGGAATTGATGGAGCTGCTGCAATATGAGCTTGACCGTCCTGCGCCGCTGATCCGCATCCGCAGCCGGGAAGGGGTCGTGGAGCATGACCGTGCCCGGAGCCTGCTTGAGGAAGGAAAGTTTCCGCAGGCAGTCAAGCTGCTGGAAGAGATCGTGAAGAACACGCCGGATTTTCTTGCAGCACACAACAACCTGGCGTTGGCCTATTTCTATATGGGCCGTTTCGTCAAAGCCAAGGAGTGTCTGGGCGAGGTGCTGGAACAGGACCCGGGCAACCTGCACGCCCTTTGCAATATGGCGATTTTCCTGCAGTATGCCGGTGATCAGGACCAGCTTGCCGCTCTGCTTAGAATGCTGGAAGCGACCGTGCCTTTTCATCAGGAGCATGTCTTCAAAATGGCTACAACGATGGGCATCCTGGGCAGACACAAAACGGCCTACGGCCATTTCCGCCGTCTGCTGAAGGATGAAGAGGTGGGCGGAGATGCCAGCCTCTATCATTACTGTGCCGCCGCCGCAAGCAACAGCGGCCTCTACGGTGAGGCGCTTCGCTGCTGGAGACAGGCTGCGAAGCTGGATCCGGAATCAGCGGTGCCGGGCTTCTTCCTGTCACAGCTGCAGCAGGCACTGGCCGAAGACCGGGCGATGTCGCCGGTCAGCTATAACTACCAGCTGCCTTTTCAGGAGCAGCTTAAGCAATGGAAAGACAATACCAGCAGCTTCACAGCAGAAGTCCGGAGCAATCCGCTGCTGCGCGCGTCGTTCTTCTGGGCGCTGCGCTACGGTGATTCCGGTACCAAGCTGCAGGTCACAGAGGCGCTCCGCTGGATTGAGGATGAGGAGATGTCCGAAGTGCTGCGGGAACTGCTGGAGCAGGAGCCGCTTCAGGAGGATAAGCTGCAGGAGGCAGCGCTGCTTAGCCTTCAGCGGCTAATCGGCAGCGCTCCGGAGGAGAACGTGGCTCTTAAGGAAGACCGGGAGGCCGCACCGACTCAGTCTCATAAGGGTCTGCCGGAGTGGAAAGAAGACTGGCAGCGGATTGTTGATCATACGCTGGCCGTGATGGACCGGAGATACGATGCCCTTCAGAAGAAGGATGCGGAGAATCTCTGGAAGCAGTTCATCGGCAGCCTGTATCCCGATGTGCCACGCTTTAGTCACACAGAAGGCTGGTGTGCCGCCTTGGAATACTTAACAGCCAAGCTGCACAGCCGTCCGGTGACTTACCGTGAGGTGGCCCAGCGTTATGATGTCTCTGCCTCGATGGTCAGCCGGTATGCACGGCGGATCGACAGCGCGTGCGGCACCTTGAAGCTGATCGCGGAGCCGGGAGACTTGTCCCCTTCCACAGAGAAGATATAA
- the trxB gene encoding thioredoxin-disulfide reductase codes for MYKTIVIGTGPAGLTAAIYLARANLSPLVIEGLQPGGQLTTTTEVENFPGFPEGILGPDLMDNMRKQAERFGAEFKNGWVDSVDFSQRPFKVTVDGLGVLEAESVIISTGASARYLGIPGEQENVGRGVSTCATCDGFFFRGKKIIVVGGGDSAMEEASFLTRFASSVTLVHRREELRASKIMQDRARENSKVAWALNRTPLEVTVSDTGVKGLTVRNNETGLEELLEADGVFVAIGHTPNTAFLGGQITTDANGYIVVNPGTTETNIPGVFACGDVQDTRYRQAISAAGTGCMAAMDAEKFLEGTMVHDWSETLDK; via the coding sequence ATGTACAAAACAATTGTAATCGGAACAGGCCCGGCAGGGCTGACTGCCGCAATTTATTTGGCACGTGCCAACCTTAGCCCGCTTGTAATTGAAGGCTTGCAGCCGGGAGGACAACTGACAACGACGACAGAAGTGGAGAACTTTCCGGGCTTCCCTGAAGGCATTCTTGGACCCGATCTGATGGACAACATGCGCAAGCAGGCTGAACGTTTCGGGGCAGAGTTCAAGAACGGCTGGGTGGATTCCGTCGATTTCTCGCAGCGGCCCTTCAAAGTAACCGTGGATGGGCTTGGTGTACTGGAAGCGGAGTCGGTCATTATTTCGACCGGTGCTTCCGCCAGATATCTGGGCATCCCCGGCGAGCAGGAGAATGTGGGGCGCGGGGTCAGCACATGCGCTACCTGTGACGGCTTCTTTTTCCGCGGCAAGAAGATTATTGTTGTTGGCGGCGGGGACTCCGCAATGGAGGAAGCCAGCTTCCTGACCCGCTTTGCCTCCAGTGTAACCCTGGTGCACCGCCGCGAGGAGCTGCGCGCATCGAAGATTATGCAGGACCGTGCGCGTGAGAACAGCAAGGTGGCCTGGGCGCTTAACCGTACACCGCTGGAAGTGACCGTTAGCGATACGGGAGTCAAAGGGCTGACTGTGCGCAACAATGAGACAGGTCTGGAAGAACTGCTGGAAGCGGACGGTGTCTTCGTTGCCATCGGGCACACACCGAACACGGCCTTCCTGGGCGGACAGATTACGACCGATGCTAACGGGTACATTGTGGTGAACCCGGGCACGACCGAAACGAACATTCCCGGCGTCTTTGCTTGCGGAGACGTGCAGGATACCCGGTACCGTCAGGCCATCTCGGCAGCCGGAACCGGGTGCATGGCGGCCATGGATGCCGAGAAGTTCCTGGAAGGCACCATGGTGCATGACTGGAGCGAAACGCTGGATAAATGA